From Callospermophilus lateralis isolate mCalLat2 chromosome 5, mCalLat2.hap1, whole genome shotgun sequence, a single genomic window includes:
- the Myot gene encoding myotilin — MFNYERPKHFIQSQNPCGSRLQPPGPETSSFSSQTKQSSIMIQPRQCTEQRFSATSTVSSHITMSSSAFPASQPLAGSNPGQRVTGTYNQSPASFLSSILPSQPDYSTSKTPSTVESNYQQSSVGQPVNAKPSQTANAKPTPRTPDHEIQGSKEALIQDLERKLKCKDTLLHNGNQRLTYEEKMARRLLGPQNAAAVFQAQNNDAQDSPQHHNPEHARLQVPTSQVRSRSSSRGDVNDQDAIQEKFYPPRFIQVPENMSIEEGRFCRMDFKVSGLPAPDVSWYLNGRPVQSDELHKMIVSEKGFHSLIFEVVRASDAGAYACVARNRAGEATFTVQLDVLAKEHKRAPIFIYKPQSKKVFEGESVKLECQISAIPPPKLFWKRNNEMVQFNTDRISLYHDNAGRVTLLIKDVNKKDAGWYTVSAVNEAGVTTCNTRLDVTARPNQTLPAPKQLRVRPTFSKYLALNGKGLDVKQAFNPEGEFQRLAAQSGLYESDEL; from the exons ATGTTTAACTACGAACGTCCAAAACACTTCATCCAGTCCCAAAACCCATGTGGCTCCAGACTGCAGCCTCCTGGACCGGAAACATCCAGCTTCTCTAGCCAGACCAAACAGTCTTCCATTATGATCCAGCCCCGCCAGTGCACAGAGCAAAGGTTTTCTGCCACCTCCACAGTGAGCTCTCACATCACCATGTCCTCCTCAGCTTTCCCTGCTTCCCAGCCGCTTGCTGGCTCCAACCCAGGCCAAAGGGTTACAGGCACCTATAACCAGTCCCCGGCCAGCTTCCTCAGCTCCATATTACCATCACAGCCTGATTACAGTACCAGTAAAACCCCTTCCACTGTGGAATCCAA CTATCAACAATCTTCGGTTGGTCAACCTGTAAATGCTAAGCCATCCCAAACTGCAAATGCTAAGCCCACACCAAGGACTCCTGACCATGAAATACAGGGATCTAAAGAAGCTTTGATTCAAGATTTGGAGAGGAAGCTGAAATGCAAGGACACCCTTCTTCATAATGGAAATCAA CGACTAACATATGAGGAGAAGATGGCTCGCAGATTGCTGGGACCACAGAATGCAGCTGCTGTATTTCAAGCTCAGAATAATGATGCACAGGATTCACCACAG CATCACAATCCAGAACATGCACGACTACAGGTTCCTACATCACAAgtaag aaGTAGATCATCCTCAAGAGGAGATGTAAATGATCAGGATGCAATCCAGGAGAAATTTTACCCACCACGTTTCATTCAAGTGCCAGAAAACATGTCAATTGAAGAAGGAAGATTCTGCAGAATGGACTTCAAA GTGAGTGGCCTGCCGGCTCCTGATGTGTCATGGTATCTAAATGGAAGACCAGTTCAGTCGGATGAGTTGCACAAAATGATAGTATCTGAGAAGGGTTTCCATTCACTCATCTTTGAAGTGGTCAGAGCTTCAGATGCAGGGGCTTATGCATGTGTTGCCAGGAACAGAGCAGGGGAAGCCACCTTCACTGTGCAGCTGGATGTCCTTG CAAAAGAACATAAAAGAGCACCAATATTTATCTACAAACCACAGAGCAAAAAAGTTTTTGAGGGAGAATCTGTGAAACTAGAATGCCAGATCTCAGCTATACCTCCACCAAAGCTTTTCTGGAAAAGGAATAATGAAATGGTACAATTCAACACTGACCGAATAAG CTTATATCATGACAATGCTGGGAGAGTGACTTTACTGATAAAAGATGTAAACAAGAAAGATGCTGGGTGGTATACCGTGTCTGCAGTGAATGAAGCTGGGGTGACCACATGTAACACGAGATTAGATGTTACAG CCCGTCCAAACCAAACACTTCCAGCTCCTAAACAGCTGCGTGTTCGACCaactttcagcaaatatttagcaCTCAATGGGAAAGGTTTGGATGTGAAACAAGCTTTTAACCCAGAAGGAGAGTTTCAGCGTCTGGCAGCTCAATCTGGACTCTATGAAAGTGACGAACTTTAA